The sequence CTGTGTCGGTGGGCCACTTACGGGCCGGTTGCCTTTGAGCCGATGTCCGAAAACAAGTGTTCAGGCCGGATCACAGCTCTGGAGCCACAGGGGCGTGATGGTGACATGAATGTCGAGATCGTCAACCTCAAGGATATGCATGCGGTCGGCTATGCGATTTCAAAGATAATCGTCGAATAGCCTCCGATACGGTGTCGGCTTCGGGCGCGAACACATCATGCGCTTAAAAGGCCCCCTGCCCCGAACGTGACCCGGGACCTCACCGCAAACAGGTGGTCGAATATACGAAACGTCCCGGGGCTCCACCCGTTCGCGCCTGAAACGCTCCCCCGGAGCGTTTCCAAGACGGCTGGGCTCCGCCCGTTCGGCCCTCAATCGCTCCACCGGAGCGATTGCAAGACGGCTGGGCTCCGCCCGTTCGCGCCTGAAACGCTCCCCCGGAGCGTTTCCAAGACGGCGCTCACTCCTCGCCCTGGGCCTCGGCGCGGGTCTTGCCCGAAACATTCATCGCCAAAGTCGCCGCCATGAATTGGTCCAAATCGCCGTCCAACACCCCCTTGGTGTCGCTGGTCTCGACGCCCGTCCGCAGGTCCTTCACCATCTGGTAAGGCTGCAAGACGTAAGAGCGGATCTGGTTGCCCCAGCCCGCGTCGCCCTTGGATTCATGCGCCTCGTTGATCGCCTCGTTGCGGCGGTCCAGTTCCAGCTGGTACAGGCGCGATTTCAGGGCCTTCATGGCAATATCGCGGTTCTGGTGCTGGGATTTTTCCGAACTGGTCACCACGATGCCGGTAGGCGCGTGGGTGATCCGCACCGCCGAGTCGGTGGTGTTCACGTGCTGCCCGCCCGCGCCCGAGGACCGATAGGTATCGATCCGGATATCGGCCGGGTTCACCTCGATCTCGATGTCGTCATCCACCACCGGGTAGACCCAGACCGAACAGAAGGATGTATGCCGCTTGGCCGCCGAATCGAAAGGCGAGATTCGCACCAACCGATGCACCCCCGATTCCGACTTCAGCCAGCCATAGGCGTTATGCCCGGAAATCTTGTAGGCGGCGGATTTGATACCCGCCTCGTCGCCCGCGCTTTCCGATTGCAACTCCACGGTATAACCGCGCTTCTCGGCCCAGCGGACATACATCCGCGCCAGCATCGAAGCCCAGTCGCAGCTTTCCGTGCCGCCCGCGCCGGCGTTGATCTCAAGGAAGGTGTCGTTGCTGTCGGCCTCGCCATCCAGCAGTGCCTCCAATTCCTTGGCCGCTGCGCGCTTGGCCAGCGCCTTGAGGGCCTCCTCGGCCTCGGTGACAACCTCGTCATCCTCTTCCATCTCGCCCAGTTCGATCAGGCCGGACTGATCCTCAAGCTCCTGTTGGATGCTGTCATGGGTCTCCATGGCATCCACGAGGCTCTGCCGCTCGCGCATCAGCTTCTGCGCCTTGGCGGGATCGTCCCACAGGTTGGGGTCCTCGACCCGGGCGTTGAATTCCTCAAGCCGGTGCTGGGCCGTCTCCCACCCCATCCGCTGGCGCAACAGCTCCAGCGATTTCTCGATTTCGGAAACAAGGGTCTGGATTTCGGCGCGCATTGCATTGGGTCCTTGGTCTGCTCAGATGCGGGTGATACCGCAGGGCGCGGAGGCGGGCAAGATCACCCGCGCCCGCTGCATTTGCTTTGGATGTCAGTAAAGGCCGCCGGAACTCATCGTCCCGAAGTTGGCCTTGCCGCCGACCGTGGCCTTCTGGCCGGTCGAGGTGGTGACCTCCTTGACCTGCTCCTGCTCGCCCGAGCGATAAAGATCAAGGTTTTCACCCATGGCAAACCCCCCGTCGAAGGTGATGCCGAAAACCGGTTCCTCGCCATCGCGGAAATACTCGGCCACCACATGCTCGCCACTGGCGTCATCCGACAGGCGCGCGCCGGTGAACCGGTCGATCTTGATGAAATGCCCGCCCGGCGGCACGCGGAAATCGGTCCCCCCGTATTTCTTGATGGCCTCTTGCATGAACTCTTGGAAGACCGGGCCACACATCGACCCGCCATAGGCCCCGCGGCCAAGGCTGCGCGGCTGGTCGAACCCGATGTAACAGCCCGCCGCGACGGTGCTGGTAAAGCCCACGAACCACACGTCCCGCGCATCGTTGGTGGTGCCCGTCTTGCCCGCCACCGGCACCGGCAGGTCGATCACCCGCGAGGCGGTGCCGCGATCCACGACACCCTTCATCATCGACGTCAACTGGTAAGCGGTAATCGCATCCATGACCTGTTCGCGGTTCGACACGATCCGCGGGCCCCGGTTCGGCGCGATGCCGGGATCGCCGCAATCGGTACAATCGCGCGTGTCATGCGAATATACCGTCTTGCCGTAACGGTCCTGCACCCGGTCGACCAGCGTGGGTTCCACCCGCTCCCCGCCATTGGCAAACATCGCATAGGCCGAAACCACCTTGTAAAGCGTGGTCTCTTCCGAGCCCAGCGAGTTGGCCAGGAACCGCCCCATGTTGTCATAAACGCCAAAGCGTTCGGCGTAATCGGCCACCACGTCCATGCCCACCTCCTGGGCCAGACGAATGGTCATCAGGTTCCGCGACCGCTCGATCCCCGTCCGCAGGGGCGTGGGCCCGTAGAACTTGTTCGACGAATTGCGCGGCCGCCACAAGCCCTGCGGCGTGTTGATCTCGATGGGGGCATCGACCACGATCGTCGCCGGGGTATAGCCACTGTCCAACGCGGCGGCATAGACGAAGGGCTTGAAACTCGACCCCGGCTGCCGCTTGGCCTGCGTGGCGCGGTTGAACACCGAATGCTGATAGGAAAACCCGCCCTGCATCGCCAGAACCCGGCCGGTTTGCACGTCCATGGCGACGAAACCACCCTCGGCCTCGGGCACCTGCCGCAGGCTCCAGCGGATGAAATCGCCGCTGCCATCCTCGGTCATCTTGCGGACGTGAACGACCTCGCCGCGTTCGAATTCATCCCGAAAACTCCCCGGAAGCCATGCAATATCCTTGCGCGGCACCACATGCGGCGCGGCCTCATCCGGGGCCACGCCCTCGATGCCCAGACGCATCTCCTGATCGCCGATCTCAAGCACCACCGCCGGATACCACGTGCCGTTCAACTCGATGTCGCGGGCCACCTTGGCCTCGGAGAGCGCCTCGCGCCACGCCTCCTCGCTCTCCAGGGCCTCCTCCGGCAGGACAACCCCGGTGCCGCGCCAACGGCCCCGCCCCCGGTCGTACTTTTCCAACTGGCGGCGCAGCGCCGTGGCCGCCTCGGCTTGCATCTCGGGGTCGATGGTGGCGCGCACGCTCAGGCCGCCGGTGAAAAACTCGCCCTCGCCGAAATCCTGGCTCAGCTGGCGGCGAATTTCGTCGGTGAAATAGTCGCGCGGCGGCAAATCGGCGCTGAACGGCGCGAAATCGCCATTTTGAACCGAGCGCAGCGGCGCGGCCACTTCCGCCTCGTAGGTCGCCTTGTCCAGATAGCCGTTCTCGTGCATCTCCCGCAGCACGAAGTTCCGGCGGCTCAACAACCGCTCCTTCTCGCGCACGGGGTGGTAGTCACTGGGCGCTTTCGGCATCGAGGCCAGTGTCGCCGCCTCATGCGGGGCCAGTTCCCGCAGGGTCTTGTTGAAATAGGTCTGCGCCGCCGCCGTCACACCATAGGAATTCTGACCAAGGAAAATCTCGTTGAGATACAGTTCAAGAATCTTCTCCTTGTTCAGGGTCTCCTCGATCCGGGTGGCAAGGATGATCTCCTTGATCTTGCGCTCGATCCGCCGGTCGCCGGACAGCAGGAAGTTCTTCATCACCTGCTGGGTGATGGTCGAGGCCCCGCGCACGTTCTTCCCGCGCGAGCGGACCGCCTCGACAATCGCCGCCGCGATCCCGCGCGCATCATATCCCCCGTGGGAATAGAAATTCTTGTCCTCGGCGCTGATGAAGGCCTGCTTGACCAGATCGGGAATATCCTCGGCCGGGGTGAACAACCGGCGCTCGCGGCTGAACTCGTCGATGATCCGCCCCTCGCCGGAATAAATCCGGCTGATGGTCGGCGGCGTGTAATTGGCAAGGCTTTCATGGCTGGGCAGGTCCTTGCCATAGATATGAAAGACCGCGCCGATACTCAGCGCGATCAGCATCACGCCCAGCGTCAGAAGACTGAACAGCGTGCCGAAAAATGATCCTATCGCCCTAAGCACAAACGCCCCCGCAGTAATTTGGACCTCATATAGGCACGGCCTTGGCCCACGTCAAAACACATCTGGCATGGCACCGCAGATGGGCCGCTCATTGCCGCACCAGATCGGCACGCGCCGCATCCTCCTGCCGCCACGCGGCAATCGCATCGCGCAGCGCGGCCCCCATCCGGCCCCGCCAGCCCGCATCGCGCAGGTTGGCCCTGTCCCGCTCGCTCGACAAAAAACCCAGCTCTACCAGAACCGAGGGAATATCCGGCGATTTCAGCACCGAGAACCCGGCATGCCGCAGGGGCCGCGAATGCAGCGGCAGGTCATGGGCCGCAAGGCTCAGGCGCACCGCCTTGGCCAGACGCTCGGCGCGCGGTTGGGTTTCCATCCGCGCCAGATCCATCAGGACATCGGCCACCACGTCATCGCTGCCGCGCAGGTCCACACCGGCCAGCATATCGGCCCGGTTGTGCCGCTCGGCCAAGGCCGCACTGGCCGCGTCGCTGGCGCTGTCGGACAGGGTGTAAACCGTGGCCCCATGCGCCCGCCCCTCGCGCAGCGCATCGGCATGAAGCGAGATGAAAATATCCGCCTGCACCCGATGGGCCACCGCCACCCGCCGCTCAAGCGAGACAAAGCTGTCATCGGTGCGCGTCAGGATCACCTCCATGCCGCCGGCCCGCAACAACATCTCCTTCAACTCGCGGGCAAACTGCAACATCAGGTCCTTCTCGGCCACGCCCCCGGCTTCGGCCCCCGGGTCGATCCCGCCATGGCCCGGGTCCACGACCACCATCAAGGGGTCCTCGCCCCGCTGACGCGGACGGCGTTCGGCCCTGAGCCCCTCCGAAGGCAACTCCCACCCCGGCAAATCCGGCGCGCCCGCCGCCGTGGCAAAAGCCTCAGCATCAGCCGCCCCCAGGACAACTTCCAACCTTGCCGCGCCCGTCTCGGGCGTGACCCGCAAATCGACGGTTTCGGGCAGGTATGGCCCATCCATATCCACCACCATCCGCGACCAGCCGGGCCGGAACCCGCCCATCCGCAGGGCCAAGGCCCGATCGCTGCGATCCAGCGCCCCGGCATCTACGCCCTGCCAATCCACCTCGCGGAAATCCATGACAAGCCGCGCAGGATCATTCAGGGTGAACACCCGGTACGGCACCCCCTGGCTCAAAGCCAGTTCAACGGACAGCCCGCCGCGCCGATCCTCCACGCCGCTTTCGTCGGGCAAAACCCGCGCCAGGCCGCTGAAGTCCTGCGCCGCGGCCAGCCCCGCCCAAAGGCAAACCACCATCACCCAAATTGCCCTGATCATCCTGCTCACCGCCGTTTTGGCTTAGTCTTGGGGGCAAGATACACCAAGGCCAAAGCCATTGCACCCACCCCGGCCTTTCTTCTTGGCAAAAATATCCCCGTGCCTTGCCTCGGAGATGGGGCGAGCCCTTGTTGGACATTCGGTCGTGAAGGTCCTGCGCGGACTCAAGGCCGCAGACCGCCGCGCATCGCCGGGCTGGCACCTGCCATTCCTCAAACCGTACAAAACGCCCCTAGGTTTCGTACAAAACTCACCACACACCCTGTTAACCCGCCGGGATACAGACAAAACCACCGACGCAATACCGACGTATTACCGATGCGGTACAGAAAGCGGTTTTCGAGCTTAACCAAGGGGTTAGCCCCCGATTCGCAGGCGATCTTTACCCCCGCGCCTCCATGAACCGCTTGAGCCGCACCAGCCCCTCCTCGATATCCGCCGTGCCCCGGGCATAGGAAAACCGGATGGTCCCGCCCCCGCGCTCGGGGTCGAAATCCAGCCCCGGCGTCACCGCCACCCCGGCCTGTTCCAGAATCTCGGCGGCAAAGGCGCGGCTGTCGTCGGTGATATGGCTGACATCGGCATAGACATAAAACGCCCCATCGGGCGGCGCGATCCGGTCGAACCCGGCCTTGGGCAGGCCCTCCAGCATCAACTGCCGGTTGGCGCGGTAAACCGCCATGTTGGCCTCAAGTTCCTCGCGGCAGTCCATCGCCGCAAGGGCGGCCACCTGGCTTGCATGTGGCGGACAAATAAAGAGATTTTGCGCCAGACGTTCGATCACCCGCACATGATCCTCGGGCACCACCATCCAGCCCACGCGCCAGCCGGTCATGCTGAAATACTTGGAAAACGAGTTGATGACATAGGCCTCGTCGCTGATCTCCAGCGCGGTCACGGCCTTGGCCTCGTACTCGATGCCGTGGTAGATCTCGTCACTGATAAAGCTGGTGCCATGCGCTTGCGTGGCCTCCATCAGTGCGGCCAGATCGTCACGGCCCAGCATCGTCCCACTGGGATTCGCCGGGCTGGCCACCATCAGCCCCGCCAGATCCTGCCCCTCAAGGTCACTCGGGACCGGCTGAAGGCGGTTTTCCGCCGCCGTCTCGATATCCACCGGCACAAGGTCCAGCGCCTTGAGAATCTGGCGGTAACTGGGATACCCCGGCGCGCCAATGCCCACCCTGTCGCCCGCATCGAACAAGGCGGTAAAGGCAAGGATGAAGCCCCCCGAACTGCCCGGGGTGATCACCACCCGCTCAGGGTTCAGATCGACGTTGTACCACTCGCCATAAAGCCGCGCGATCCGTTCGCGCAGGGCCGGCAGGCCAAGCGCCACGGTATATCCCATGGCATCCTCGCCCATGGCCCGCGTCAAGGCCGCGCGCGCGCCCTCGGGCGCGGGCGTGCCCGGCTGGCCCACCTCCATGTGGATGATGTGCCGCCCCTCGGCCTCGGCCCGCCGCGCGGCCTCCATCACGTCCATCACAATAAAGGGATCAACGCCGCTTCGGGTTGAGTTCCGCATCGCTTCGCTCCTAGACTGCGCCCAACACCGCCCGTTTCAACCGGAAAAGGCCCTGCCGTCAATGCACCTTCTCAGGCTCCTCGCCATCGCGCTGCTGGTCACGATGACGTTGGCCGCACCCTCGCGTGCGCTGACCCTGCTGCGTGATCCCGATATCGAATACGCGCTCCGGAAGCTGGCCGAACCCGTGCTGAAAGCCGCCGGGCTCAGCCCCTCGGGCACCGATATTCTGGTGATCGACGATCGCAACCTCAACGCCTTCGTGGTCGACCGCAATCATATCTTCATCCACTCCGGCCTTTTGCTGAAGATGGACAATCCCGCGATGCTTCAGGCCGTGCTGGCGCATGAGGCCGCCCATATTTCCAACGGCCACCTCGTGCGCCGCCCCATCAACCTGCGCAACGCCCGCACCGCCGCCGGGATCGGCGCGGCCCTGGCCGCCGCCGCCGCCGTGGCCGCAGGCTCGGGCGAGGCCGCCGCCGGGGCCGCCCTTGGCGCGCAAACCACCGCTCAGCGCCTGTTCTTCGCCCATACCCGGGCCGAGGAAAACGCCGCCGACCAATCCGGCATGCGCTACATGGCCAATGCCGGGATCGACCCGCAGGGCATGGTCGAGGTCATGGACATCTTTCGCGGGCAAGAAGCGCTCAGCGCCGCGCGGCAAGACCCCTATGCACGCACCCATCCAATGAGCGCCGATCGCTTCCGCGTGGTCAACCGTCTGGCGCAGGCCTACGCCGAGAAGACCCGCGACAACCAAAGCGCCGACTACTGGTTCGCCCGCGCCAAGGGCAAGCTTTCGGCCTTCCAGCGCAGCCCGAAATGGACCCTGCGCCGCGCCGGGGAAACGGGCTTTCGCGATGTCAGGCTGATCCGCGAGGCCGTGGCCCACCACCGCCGCTCCAATCTCTCGCGGGCGCTCAAATCCATCGACGCGGCCATCGCCAGCCGCCCCAAGGACCCGTTCCTTTACGAACTCAAGGGCCAGATCCTCATCGAAAGTCGCCGCTTCGGCGCGGCGGCCTCGGCCTATGGCCGGGCCACGCAACTGGCCCCGCGCAATGCGCTGATCCTCGGGGCCTATGGCCGCGCCCTTCTGGCGCAGGGCAAGGTGGGACAGGCCACCAAGTACCTCGAACAGGCCCGCGCCCGCGATGGCCGCGACAGCCGCGTGATGCGCGATCTGGCACAGGCCTATGCCAAGCAGGGAAACCGGGGCATGGCCTCGCTTCTCACCGCCGAACGCTACGCCATGCAGGGCCGGATGGAAGACGCCGGCCTGCACGGCCAACGCGCCAGCGACCTTCTGCCGCGTGGCTCCACCGGCTGGCGTCGCGCGCAAGATGTGTTATCTGCGGCACAACGTGCCGCCAAACAACGCAAACGGAGATAACCCGCATGACACGCCGCCCCCTTCTGCCCGCCATGGCCCTTGCCATGGCTTCACTCACCGCCCTGCCCGCGCAGGCCCTCGACCTCGAGGACATGAGCCAACCCGAGCGCGAGGCTTTCCGCGCCGAGATCCGCGCCTACCTGCTGGAGAACCCCGAAGTGATCATGGAGGCCGTCGCGGTGCTGGAACAGCGTCAGGCCGAGGCACAGGCGCAGAACGACGTGGAACTGGTCCAAGCCAATGCGCAGGCGATCTTCGACGACGGCCACTCATGGGTCGGCGGCAACCCGGACGGTGACATCACGCTGGTCGAGTTCATGGATTACAAATGCGGCTACTGCAAACGCGCCTTCCCCGAGGTGAACGACCTGCTGGAGTTTGACGGCAACATCAAACTGATCGTCAAGGAATTCCCGATCCTCGGCGAACAATCCGTGCTGGCCTCGCGCTTTGCCATCGCCACGCTGCAAACCCTTGGCGATGAGGCCTATGAGCAGATCCACGATGCGCTCATGGTCTACAACGGCGACATCACCCAGACCGCCCTCAACCGCATGGCCGAGGGCTTCGGCCTCGATGCCGCCGCGATCGAGGCGCAGATGGACAGCGACGCCGTCAACACCGTCATCGCCGAGAACCGCGCGCTGGCCCAACGCCTCAATATCTCGGGCACACCGTCCTTCGTGATGGAAGACCAGATGCTGCGCGGCTACCTGCCGCTCGACGAAATGCAGCGCGTCGCCGCCGAGATCCGCGACAACTGATGCGCCCTGCGCCCCTCTCCGGCCTGCCGCCCTTGGTGGCGGGCCTTTTCGCCTTGGCCGCACCCGCCGGGGCCGAAACCGATTTCACCGATCTGACCCCGACGGAACGCGCCATTTTCCATTCCGAGATTCGCGAGGCGCTTCTCGGCCTGCCCGACCTGACCCAACGGATCGCGCCCCCGCCAATCGACCCCTACGCCGACGCAGTGGAAAATGACCTCGCCCGCATCAAGGCACAGGCCGACCGCCTCTTTGCCCCCGACCTGCCGGGTTTCGGCCCCAAGGACGCCGCGCAAACCATCGCCCTGCTCACCCGGGCCGATTGCGCCCCCTGCGCAAAGGCCGAGGCGGATCTACGCAAGCTAACCAAGGGCCGCGACCTGCGGGTGACCCTGATCGACATGGATGAAAACCCCGATCTCGTGCAGGCGCTGGAGCTTGACCTCGCCCCCTCCTACGTGCTGCCCGACATGATGCTGCGCGGCCATATGCCCGCCATCGTGCTGAAACGTTACCTCACCCGCTAACGGCCAACAGCCTCTTGCACGCCCCGCGCCCCCGGCGCATTCTGCCGCGCATGAGCACACCCACATGGGGCCTTGTCGCCACGATCAAGGCCGATAGCACCGACATCCTGAACTTCGCCGCCCATCATCTCGATCTGGGGGCGCATCGCGTGCATATCTACCTCGACGAAGACGCGCCCGCGGCGCGCGAGGCCCTGATCGGCCACCCGAAATGCCGTGTCGTCCTCTGTGACGAGGGCTATTGGAAACGCCGCGCCAAACGCAAGGGACGCCCCGCGAAACACCAGCCCCGCCAGACGATGAACGCCACCCATTGCTACAACCGCAACCCGCAGGTGGATTGGCTGGCGCATCTTGACGTGGATGAATTCCTCTGGCCCACGGCCTCCCTGCCCGATCAACTGGCCGCCCTGCCCGATGACACCCTCTCGGCCCGCGTCCGGCCCATCGAGGCGCTGGCCCCCGACCCCGCCGACCCTCCGCCCGAAGGCCAGATCTGGGCCAAAAGCTGCGCCCGCCACCTCGGGCCGCGACGCGACGAAACCAACGCCATATACCCCACCTATGGCGACCACCTGAACGGCGGCTTCCTCAGCCACGTGGCGGGCAAGGTGCTTGTGCGCACCGGGCACGAGGGGGTCAGCCTGCGGATCCACAATGCCTTTCAGCACGGCGAGAAGGACAATGCCCCCGCCCTTCTGCCTGAAACACAGCTTGTCCATATGCACGGCCATGACTGGGACCACTGGCAGAAATACTATCGCTTCCGCCTCGCTCAAGGTTCCTACCGCGATGGCCTCAAAGCCGCGCCGATGGCCGATGGCGTGGCGCTGACCATGAACCAACTCTTTACCCTGCTTGAGGACGAGGGCGGCGAAGACGCCCTGCGCGCCTTCTATACCGAGGTCTGCACCGCCACCCCCGATTTGCGCGCCCGCCTCGCGCGCTTCGACCACCTGCACGCCATTCGCCTCAACCTGACCGGGAAACGCACCAAGCATTTCCCGGAAAGCTCTTGAAACGTTGATATTTCGGCAACAATCCCCATGTAGGAATACAGATCGTCGCGGCACCGGCACCTCGGATTGACCACGCCCCCCTTCTTCCGGTAAACGCAACGGCAATCGGGTCACATATGTGACGAACCACGGGGCCACACGGGCCCGACCCGAATCAGACGCGCGGGCCAAGGACGTGTCCGCAAACCATGGACACACATGACCAAATTCACTGATCTGAACCTGAACCCGAAGGTCCTCAAGGCCATCACCGAAGCCGGCTACGAAGAGCCGACCCCGATTCAGGCGGGGGCGATTCCCCCCGCCCTCGAAGGGCGCGACGTTCTGGGCATCGCCCAGACCGGCACCGGCAAAACCGCCAGCTTCACCCTGCCCATGCTGTCGCTTCTGGCACGTGGCCGGGCGCGGGCACGGATGCCACGTAGCCTTGTGCTTTGCCCCACGCGGGAACTGGCCGCGCAGGTGGCCGAGAATTTCGATACCTATTCCAAGCACCTGAAACTCACCAAGGCGCTTCTGATCGGCGGGGTCAGCTTCAAGGAACAGGACAAGCTGATCGACAAGGGTGTCGATGTCCTGATCGCCACCCCGGGTCGCCTTCTGGACCATTTCGAACGCGGCAAGCTTTTGCTGACCGGCGTACAGATCATGGTGGTGGACGAGGCCGACCGGATGCTCGACATGGGGTTCATCCCCGACATCGAACGCATCTTCTCGCTCACGCCCTTCACCCGGCAGACGTTTTTCTTCTCGGCCACCATGGCACCCGAGATCGAACGCATCACCAACACCTTCCTGCAAGCGCCCGAACGCATCGAAGTGGCCCGGCAGGCCACCGCGTCCGAGACCATCGAACAGGGCGTGGTGATGTTCAAACCGTCCCGCCGCGACCGCGCCGACAGCGAGAAACGCAAGCTCCTGCGCGCGATGATCGACGGCGAAGGCGACAAATGCACCAACGCCATCATCTTCTGCAACCGCAAGAGCGATGTCGACATCTGCGCCAAGTCTTTGAAGAAATACGGCTATGACGCGGCCCCGATCCATGGTGACCTGGACCAATCGCAGCGCACCAAGACGCTCGACGCCTTCCGCAACGGCGAGTTGCGCTTTCTCGTGGCCTCCGACGTGGCCGCCCGCGGCCTC comes from Roseovarius bejariae and encodes:
- the prfB gene encoding peptide chain release factor 2; this encodes MRAEIQTLVSEIEKSLELLRQRMGWETAQHRLEEFNARVEDPNLWDDPAKAQKLMRERQSLVDAMETHDSIQQELEDQSGLIELGEMEEDDEVVTEAEEALKALAKRAAAKELEALLDGEADSNDTFLEINAGAGGTESCDWASMLARMYVRWAEKRGYTVELQSESAGDEAGIKSAAYKISGHNAYGWLKSESGVHRLVRISPFDSAAKRHTSFCSVWVYPVVDDDIEIEVNPADIRIDTYRSSGAGGQHVNTTDSAVRITHAPTGIVVTSSEKSQHQNRDIAMKALKSRLYQLELDRRNEAINEAHESKGDAGWGNQIRSYVLQPYQMVKDLRTGVETSDTKGVLDGDLDQFMAATLAMNVSGKTRAEAQGEE
- a CDS encoding PBP1A family penicillin-binding protein, with translation MLRAIGSFFGTLFSLLTLGVMLIALSIGAVFHIYGKDLPSHESLANYTPPTISRIYSGEGRIIDEFSRERRLFTPAEDIPDLVKQAFISAEDKNFYSHGGYDARGIAAAIVEAVRSRGKNVRGASTITQQVMKNFLLSGDRRIERKIKEIILATRIEETLNKEKILELYLNEIFLGQNSYGVTAAAQTYFNKTLRELAPHEAATLASMPKAPSDYHPVREKERLLSRRNFVLREMHENGYLDKATYEAEVAAPLRSVQNGDFAPFSADLPPRDYFTDEIRRQLSQDFGEGEFFTGGLSVRATIDPEMQAEAATALRRQLEKYDRGRGRWRGTGVVLPEEALESEEAWREALSEAKVARDIELNGTWYPAVVLEIGDQEMRLGIEGVAPDEAAPHVVPRKDIAWLPGSFRDEFERGEVVHVRKMTEDGSGDFIRWSLRQVPEAEGGFVAMDVQTGRVLAMQGGFSYQHSVFNRATQAKRQPGSSFKPFVYAAALDSGYTPATIVVDAPIEINTPQGLWRPRNSSNKFYGPTPLRTGIERSRNLMTIRLAQEVGMDVVADYAERFGVYDNMGRFLANSLGSEETTLYKVVSAYAMFANGGERVEPTLVDRVQDRYGKTVYSHDTRDCTDCGDPGIAPNRGPRIVSNREQVMDAITAYQLTSMMKGVVDRGTASRVIDLPVPVAGKTGTTNDARDVWFVGFTSTVAAGCYIGFDQPRSLGRGAYGGSMCGPVFQEFMQEAIKKYGGTDFRVPPGGHFIKIDRFTGARLSDDASGEHVVAEYFRDGEEPVFGITFDGGFAMGENLDLYRSGEQEQVKEVTTSTGQKATVGGKANFGTMSSGGLY
- a CDS encoding N-acetylmuramoyl-L-alanine amidase — protein: MIRAIWVMVVCLWAGLAAAQDFSGLARVLPDESGVEDRRGGLSVELALSQGVPYRVFTLNDPARLVMDFREVDWQGVDAGALDRSDRALALRMGGFRPGWSRMVVDMDGPYLPETVDLRVTPETGAARLEVVLGAADAEAFATAAGAPDLPGWELPSEGLRAERRPRQRGEDPLMVVVDPGHGGIDPGAEAGGVAEKDLMLQFARELKEMLLRAGGMEVILTRTDDSFVSLERRVAVAHRVQADIFISLHADALREGRAHGATVYTLSDSASDAASAALAERHNRADMLAGVDLRGSDDVVADVLMDLARMETQPRAERLAKAVRLSLAAHDLPLHSRPLRHAGFSVLKSPDIPSVLVELGFLSSERDRANLRDAGWRGRMGAALRDAIAAWRQEDAARADLVRQ
- a CDS encoding pyridoxal phosphate-dependent aminotransferase, with the translated sequence MRNSTRSGVDPFIVMDVMEAARRAEAEGRHIIHMEVGQPGTPAPEGARAALTRAMGEDAMGYTVALGLPALRERIARLYGEWYNVDLNPERVVITPGSSGGFILAFTALFDAGDRVGIGAPGYPSYRQILKALDLVPVDIETAAENRLQPVPSDLEGQDLAGLMVASPANPSGTMLGRDDLAALMEATQAHGTSFISDEIYHGIEYEAKAVTALEISDEAYVINSFSKYFSMTGWRVGWMVVPEDHVRVIERLAQNLFICPPHASQVAALAAMDCREELEANMAVYRANRQLMLEGLPKAGFDRIAPPDGAFYVYADVSHITDDSRAFAAEILEQAGVAVTPGLDFDPERGGGTIRFSYARGTADIEEGLVRLKRFMEARG
- a CDS encoding M48 family metalloprotease, whose protein sequence is MHLLRLLAIALLVTMTLAAPSRALTLLRDPDIEYALRKLAEPVLKAAGLSPSGTDILVIDDRNLNAFVVDRNHIFIHSGLLLKMDNPAMLQAVLAHEAAHISNGHLVRRPINLRNARTAAGIGAALAAAAAVAAGSGEAAAGAALGAQTTAQRLFFAHTRAEENAADQSGMRYMANAGIDPQGMVEVMDIFRGQEALSAARQDPYARTHPMSADRFRVVNRLAQAYAEKTRDNQSADYWFARAKGKLSAFQRSPKWTLRRAGETGFRDVRLIREAVAHHRRSNLSRALKSIDAAIASRPKDPFLYELKGQILIESRRFGAAASAYGRATQLAPRNALILGAYGRALLAQGKVGQATKYLEQARARDGRDSRVMRDLAQAYAKQGNRGMASLLTAERYAMQGRMEDAGLHGQRASDLLPRGSTGWRRAQDVLSAAQRAAKQRKRR
- a CDS encoding DsbA family protein, whose translation is MTRRPLLPAMALAMASLTALPAQALDLEDMSQPEREAFRAEIRAYLLENPEVIMEAVAVLEQRQAEAQAQNDVELVQANAQAIFDDGHSWVGGNPDGDITLVEFMDYKCGYCKRAFPEVNDLLEFDGNIKLIVKEFPILGEQSVLASRFAIATLQTLGDEAYEQIHDALMVYNGDITQTALNRMAEGFGLDAAAIEAQMDSDAVNTVIAENRALAQRLNISGTPSFVMEDQMLRGYLPLDEMQRVAAEIRDN
- a CDS encoding glycosyltransferase family 2 protein, encoding MSTPTWGLVATIKADSTDILNFAAHHLDLGAHRVHIYLDEDAPAAREALIGHPKCRVVLCDEGYWKRRAKRKGRPAKHQPRQTMNATHCYNRNPQVDWLAHLDVDEFLWPTASLPDQLAALPDDTLSARVRPIEALAPDPADPPPEGQIWAKSCARHLGPRRDETNAIYPTYGDHLNGGFLSHVAGKVLVRTGHEGVSLRIHNAFQHGEKDNAPALLPETQLVHMHGHDWDHWQKYYRFRLAQGSYRDGLKAAPMADGVALTMNQLFTLLEDEGGEDALRAFYTEVCTATPDLRARLARFDHLHAIRLNLTGKRTKHFPESS
- a CDS encoding DEAD/DEAH box helicase, giving the protein MTKFTDLNLNPKVLKAITEAGYEEPTPIQAGAIPPALEGRDVLGIAQTGTGKTASFTLPMLSLLARGRARARMPRSLVLCPTRELAAQVAENFDTYSKHLKLTKALLIGGVSFKEQDKLIDKGVDVLIATPGRLLDHFERGKLLLTGVQIMVVDEADRMLDMGFIPDIERIFSLTPFTRQTFFFSATMAPEIERITNTFLQAPERIEVARQATASETIEQGVVMFKPSRRDRADSEKRKLLRAMIDGEGDKCTNAIIFCNRKSDVDICAKSLKKYGYDAAPIHGDLDQSQRTKTLDAFRNGELRFLVASDVAARGLDVPAVSHVFNYDVPGHAEDYVHRIGRTGRAGREGKAITLCGPRDEKAFDAVENLIQKEIPRLDNPVKSGKPEKAEAEASDETKPKSNRSKSSRSKSAKAAAPPKEDAPKQDQPQKSEAKSDSSGKSSSRSRGTRGGGNKGGNDNRVVGMGDHLPSFIALSFEERRAG